The following proteins come from a genomic window of Rhodohalobacter sp. 614A:
- a CDS encoding TIGR01777 family oxidoreductase, translating to MDTKKIIISGGTGFVGTYLSAELLKQGHFLSIITRSPEKYSDEQSKNLRYIDWGDDLSEAMEEADVVYNLAGESLFGKRWTDSVKKSIYNSRIESTRQLVDAMGQASSKPELFVSISAVGIYGDQGDTVLDESTEPANDFLARICIQWEEEAQKASSLGIRVVTPRIGIVFEKDGGFLQMMKLPFLFFVGGPLGDGKQYLPWIHMNDACRGLIYPMENEELSGPYNLCAPEPVTINHLSDAMGNVLNRPSFFRVPEFVMKTVLGEAADPALSSLNVQPKVLQISGFEFQFEDVEEALADIF from the coding sequence TTCTCTCCATCATTACCCGCTCACCTGAAAAATACTCCGATGAACAATCAAAAAATCTGCGATACATTGACTGGGGCGATGATTTATCTGAGGCCATGGAAGAGGCAGATGTTGTTTACAATCTTGCCGGAGAAAGCCTGTTTGGTAAACGATGGACCGACAGCGTAAAGAAATCAATCTATAACAGCAGGATAGAATCCACGAGGCAACTTGTAGATGCGATGGGGCAAGCTTCTTCAAAACCGGAATTGTTTGTATCCATTTCTGCCGTAGGAATTTATGGCGACCAGGGAGATACAGTTTTGGATGAATCTACCGAACCGGCAAATGATTTTCTGGCACGAATCTGTATCCAATGGGAAGAAGAAGCACAAAAAGCATCAAGCCTTGGCATCAGGGTTGTAACCCCCCGGATTGGAATTGTTTTTGAAAAGGATGGAGGGTTTTTACAGATGATGAAGCTGCCATTCTTGTTTTTTGTGGGTGGCCCTCTGGGTGATGGAAAACAATATCTCCCCTGGATTCATATGAACGATGCTTGCCGCGGGTTGATCTATCCAATGGAAAATGAAGAGTTGTCCGGCCCCTATAACCTTTGTGCACCAGAGCCTGTAACAATCAATCATCTGTCTGATGCAATGGGCAATGTGTTGAACCGCCCATCTTTTTTTCGGGTGCCTGAATTTGTGATGAAAACAGTTCTGGGGGAAGCGGCAGATCCTGCATTATCCAGCCTGAATGTTCAGCCAAAAGTACTTCAAATTTCAGGGTTTGAGTTTCAGTTTGAAGATGTGGAAGAAGCCCTTGCTGATATTTTTTGA